The Petrotoga mobilis SJ95 genomic sequence GATAGCTTTTGCAGGGCCCTTGTTTTCTTTCCTTTTAGGTTATTTTCTTTTTGTTGGAATAGCTGGTGTTTATGGTTTTCCAGAGGTAATGGTTGAAAGATTAGGAAGGGACAGCGTTGCTCTCCAAGCTGGTCTTGAGCCCGGTGATATCATTAAAACAGCAAATGGTGAGTATGTATTTAACCCTTCGATTTTAGAGATGGAAATAGCTTCTGGGAAACCGTTAGAGTTAACTGTTATAAGAAACGGAGAGGAAGTTAATGTTACATTGATTCCAGAGCTTACCAACGATAGGGCAATTTTCACTTTTTATGATATTGAAAACGCCGAATTGCTCAATTTGAAAAACAAAGAGATTGTTTCACTAAATGGTGAAGAAGATTTATATTTGGTAATGAGCCGAATGGAAAATGGTGATCCAATAGAAATACAGTTAGAAGATGGATCCGTTATTGAAGGTAAGTTAGCTCAATATTCTTATTTTCCCCCCACGTATGAAACAGGTATCGTGTACGCTACTTTTTCAAATGTTATAGCAAAAGGTAACGATTTTTTCCAACAGGGAGATAAAATAATTGAAATTAACGGAGTAGCAATTAATAATGGATCTGATTTGCAAAATATAATTTATCGAACCCAATTGAATACTGGAGAATTAATGTTCGCTGTTTCTGCTAAAGAAATTATTAATGAGTATAAGCCATTTAGTGACGATGCTCTTGAGGTGCTGGTAGAGAGAAACGGTCAGATAATTAATATTGATTTACCCAAAGAAGAATTTTTAGATTTCATCGTTCAGCCTGGGATTTTAGAGGTTCCATACGAAAATTGGCATCCTAAAGGGATTGAGGCTCTTACAGTCCCCATTCAATGGGCAAATAATTTGATTGCTTTAACGTTTAGATCTTTCGGGCAGTTGTTCACGGGTAGGTTAAGCGCTGATCAGCTCGCTGGACCGGTTGGAGCTGCTGCCATAATAGGGCAAGCAGCAATGATTGGTTTTGATGCTATTTTAAATTTAACCGCTTTAATAACTATCAGTTTAGGAGTTTTTAATTTGATTCCAATCCCTGGTTTAGACGGTGGCAGAATCGTTTTTTCTATTTATGAAATGATAACTAGAAAAAGGGTAAGTCCAAAAGTTGAGGCTATAGTGAATACGATAGGATTTTTATTCTTAATATTTTTGATGATCTTCGTCACTTATAACGATATAATGAGATTTTTCTAATGAGGTGTTCTAAATGTTCTCAGAAAAAGTAGTGGATGTTGGCGGGGTTAAAATTGGTGGGAAGTATCCCATCGTTATTCAAAGTATGACGAATACGGATACCGCTAATATTGAGCAAACATTGTTTCAAGTTGAACGATTGAAAAATTCAGGTGCCCAGATTGTAAGGGTATCGGTGAGAAGTAAGGATGACATTCAACCTTTTGGTGAAATCGTTAAGAAATCCCAAGTGCCTTTAGTTGCAGATATTCATTTTGACTACAGGTTAGCTATAGAATCTATTAAGGCCGGTGCTTCGAAAGTAAGAATAAACCCAGGCAACATTGGTTCAGATGTTAAAATACGAGAAATAGTTAAAGTTGCTAAAGAGTACAACGTCCCAATAAGGGTCGGATCTAATTCTGGTTCGATCGCTAAGGAATTTTCTGATTTACCTAGACATAAAGCATTGGCTGAAAGCG encodes the following:
- a CDS encoding site-2 protease family protein: MTVLLSIIWFLIIISVIVVVHEFGHFIFAKIFKTRVEEFSIGFGPALFKIPGKETTFRFNIIPLGGYVRLAGEEVLEEGYTDTDPALFYNKKPFQKFLIAFAGPLFSFLLGYFLFVGIAGVYGFPEVMVERLGRDSVALQAGLEPGDIIKTANGEYVFNPSILEMEIASGKPLELTVIRNGEEVNVTLIPELTNDRAIFTFYDIENAELLNLKNKEIVSLNGEEDLYLVMSRMENGDPIEIQLEDGSVIEGKLAQYSYFPPTYETGIVYATFSNVIAKGNDFFQQGDKIIEINGVAINNGSDLQNIIYRTQLNTGELMFAVSAKEIINEYKPFSDDALEVLVERNGQIINIDLPKEEFLDFIVQPGILEVPYENWHPKGIEALTVPIQWANNLIALTFRSFGQLFTGRLSADQLAGPVGAAAIIGQAAMIGFDAILNLTALITISLGVFNLIPIPGLDGGRIVFSIYEMITRKRVSPKVEAIVNTIGFLFLIFLMIFVTYNDIMRFF